In Mustela nigripes isolate SB6536 chromosome 10, MUSNIG.SB6536, whole genome shotgun sequence, one DNA window encodes the following:
- the LOC132026250 gene encoding LOW QUALITY PROTEIN: olfactory receptor 6Y1-like (The sequence of the model RefSeq protein was modified relative to this genomic sequence to represent the inferred CDS: inserted 1 base in 1 codon), giving the protein MISKVLEVDNRTATIHFILLGFPTRPAFQMLLFLMFLAAYLLTLLENALIILAIRSDGKLHKPMYFFLSNLSFLEMWYVTVISPKMLVDFLSHDKTISFNGCMTQLYFFVTFVCTEYILLAVMAFDRHVAICNPLRYSVIMTNQLCGTLAGGCWLCGLMTAMIKMVFIARLYYCGTPRINHYFCDISPLLNVCCEDSSQAELVDFFLALMVIAVPLCVVVASYASILSTILRITSAXGRQKAFSTCASHLTVVILFYSTTLFTYARPKLMYAYDSNKAVSVLYTVIVPLLNPIIYCLRNREVKVALKKTILCKGSGPTEDVALSN; this is encoded by the exons ATGATCAGCAAGGTTCTGGAAGTAGATAACCGTACAGCGACCATACATTTCATTCTTCTGGGATTTCCAACACGGCCGGCCTTCCAGATGTTGCTCTTCCTCATGTTCCTGGCAGCCTACCTGCTGACCTTGCTGGAGAATGCTCTCATTATCCTGGCCATTCGCAGCGATGGGAAGTTGCACAAGCCCATGTACTTCTTCTTGAGCAATCTTTCCTTCCTGGAGATGTGGTATGTCACAGTCATCAGCCCCAAGATGCTGGTAGACTTCCTCAGCCATGATAAGACCATCTCCTTCAATGGCTGCATGACTCAACTTTACTTCTTTGTGACCTTTGTCTGCACTGAGTACATCCTTCTTGCTGTCATGGCCTTTGACCGCCACGTTGCCATTTGTAATCCACTACGCTACTCAGTTATCATGACCAACCAGCTGTGTGGTACATTGGCTGGGGGATGCTGGCTCTGTGGGCTCATGACTGCCATGATTAAGATGGTGTTCATAGCCCGACTCTACTACTGTGGCACACCCCGCATCAATCATTACTTTTGTGATATTTCTCCGCTCCTCAATGTCTGCTGTGAGGACTCCTCACAGGCTGAGCTAGTAGACTTCTTCTTGGCCCTCATGGTCATTGCCGTCCCCCTTTGTGTAGTGGTGGCATCTTACGCCTCCATTCTCAGCACCATCCTCAGGATCACTTCCG CGGGCCGCCAAAAGGCATTTTCCACCTGCGCCTCTCACCTGACAGTTGTAATCCTCTTCTATTCCACAACCCTCTTCACCTACGCCCGCCCCAAGCTCATGTATGCCTATGATTCCAACAAAGCGGTGTCTGTGCTCTACACTGTCATTGTCCCCCTCCTCAACCCTATCATCTACTGTCTGAGGAATCGTGAAGTAAAGGTAGCCCTCAAGAAGACCATACTTTGTAAAGGAAGTGGGCCCACGGAAGACGTGGCTTTGAGTAATTAA
- the LOC132026021 gene encoding olfactory receptor 10R2-like, with the protein MEAEEVNLGDRVNQANFSSVTEFVLLGFSNLGEIQLILFAVFLCLYLIILSGNLTIITVIRLDRSLHVPMYFFLGILSISETCYTFVILPKMLLNLLSLLRTISFINCAIQMFFFLGFAVTNCMLLGVMGYDRYAAICHPLRYPILMRWQVCGQLAATCAVIGFLFSLTGSFLVFELPFCGPNKINHYFCDISPVIQLACTETYINELVIFAGGVLALMVPLTFICISYGFIVRTILKIPSTDGKRKAFSTCASHLTVVIVHYGCASSVYLRPSTKFSSNKDRLVTVTYTVVTPLLNPMVYSLRNKDVQMAIRKVIARGRFYPKAL; encoded by the exons ATGGAAGCTGAGGAG GTCAATCTTGGGGACCGAGTCAACCAAGCTAACTTCTCCTCGGTCACAGAGTTTGTGTTGCTGGGGTTCTCCAACCTTGGAGAAATCCAGCTCATCCTCTTTGCTGTGTTTCTGTGCCTGTATCTGATTATTCTGAGTGGGAACCTCACCATTATCACAGTCATACGCCTGGATCGCAGCCTCCATGTACCTATGTACTTCTTCCTGGGGATCCTCTCCATCTCTGAGACATGCTACACCTTCGTCATCCTGCCCAAGATGCTCCTAAATCTGTTGTCTCTGCTCAGAACAATCTCATTCATTAACTGTGCCATTcagatgtttttcttccttggttTTGCTGTCACTAATTGCATGTTGCTGGGGGTCATGGGCTATGACCGGTATGCTGCTATCTGCCATCCACTTCGGTACCCTATCCTAATGCGCTGGCAGGTATGTGGACAGCTGGCAGCCACCTGTGCTGTGATTGGCTTTTTGTTCTCACTGACAGGCTCATTCTTAGTCTTTGAACTCCCTTTTTGTGGTCCCAATAAAATCAACCACTACTTCTGTGACATTTCACCAGTTATCCAGCTTGCCTGTACAGAAACCTACATCAATGAGCTGGTCATCTTCGCTGGTGGAGTTCTAGCACTCATGGTCCCCCTGACTTTCATATGCATATCTTACGGTTTCATTGTCCGTACCATCCTGAAGATCCCATCCACTGATGGCAAGCGGAAAGCCTTCTCCACCTGTGCATCCCACCTCACTGTGGTCATTGTCCACTATGGCTGTGCCTCCTCTGTCTACCTTCGACCCTCAACCAAGTTCTCATCTAACAAAGATAGGCTTGTGACAGTGACTTACACAGTTGTGACTCCATTGTTGAACCCAATGGTGTATAGCCTCAGGAACAAAGATGTCCAGATGGCCATAAGAAAAGTGATTGCCAGAGGAAGGTTTTATCCTAAAGCTCTGTGA